One window from the genome of Hippoglossus hippoglossus isolate fHipHip1 chromosome 10, fHipHip1.pri, whole genome shotgun sequence encodes:
- the ankhd1 gene encoding ankyrin repeat and KH domain-containing protein 1 isoform X3 — MQDAVAGTAMLTDGFEDEIDSVTPRSPVAGMGVGATPGGVGLGGIGIGVGGKKVRLYGEPGGPAAERLDFKLAAAAVLSSGPGSGSDEDEVSEVESFILDQEDLDNPIMKTASELLLSSATDGVDLRTVDPETQARLEALLEAAGIGKLSTADGKAFADPEVLRRLTSSVSCALDEAAAALTRMRAENTLNAGQADNRSLAEACSDGDVNAVRKLLDEGRSVNEHTEEGESLLCLACSAGYYELAQVLLAMHANVEDRGIKGDITPLMAAASGGYVDIVKLLLVHGADVNAQSSTGNTALTYACAGGFVDVVKVLLKEGANIEDHNENGHTPLMEAASAGHVEVARVLLEYGAGINTHSNEFKESALTLACYKGHLDMVRFLLEAGADQEHKTDEMHTALMEACMSQDGHVEVARLLLDSGAQVNMPADSFESPLTLAACGGHVELAALLIERGANLEEVNDEGYTPLMEAAREGHEEMVALLLAQGANINAQTEETQETALTLACCGGFLEVADFLIKAGADIELGCSTPLMEAAQEGHLELVKYLLAAGANVHATTATGDTALTYACENGHTDVADVLLQAGANLEHESEGGRTPLMKAARAGHLCTVQFLISKGANVNRSTANNDHTVVSLACAGGHLAVVELLLAHGADPTHRLKDGSTMLIEAAKGGHTNVVSYLLDYPNNILSVPAPDLSQLTPPSQDASQVPRVPIQALAMVVPPQEPDRAPSNIATPPPISSKSMSKQRQASLQPGVPTSVGRGPEAEPLPPFHLCQPLECIVEETEGKLNELGQRISAIEKAQLQSLELIQGEPLTKDKIEELKKSREEQVQKKKKILKELQKVERQLQLKTQQQFTKEYMEAKGLKEEQEVGLSQGPGPGSMTSAPGSLPTTPGAHVHTSSDTDEEANKDGELEEQLGEDGEEEEDDDDEDEGSEDEADGDEEDYPKLPQVGTILYRDGSQPPQQPPLPPSPQAQPQPPPPPLQAAFVPIQPLPDYNPADYPGSTSPELQRVLVGQQMLGQQQQVQGQQLGGLGPGMMPQQAPDGLMVATPAQTLTDTLDDIMAAVSNRVPMLNTTSPTPLSQPPTQTPSNIASPPSVLPLYPSVDIDAHTESNHDTALTLACAGGHEELVSVLIARGANIEHRDKKGFTPLILAATAGHVGVVEVLLDKGGDIEAQSERTKDTPLSLACSGGRQEVVELLLLRGANKEHRNVSDYTPLSLAASGGYVNIIKILLNAGAEINSRTGSKLGISPLMLAAMNGHVPAVKLLLDMGSDINAQIETNRNTALTLACFQGRAEVVSLLLDRKANVEHRAKTGLTPLMEAASGGYAEVGRVLLDKGADVNAPPVPSSRDTALTIAADKGHYKFCELLINRGAHIDVRNKKGNTPLWLAANGGHFDVVQLLVHASADVDAADNRKITPLMAAFRKGHVKVVQYLVKEVNQFPSDIECMRYIATIADKELLKKCHQCMETIVKAKDQQAAEANKNASILLKELDLEKSREESKKQALAAKREKRKEKRKKKKEEQKRKQEEEEGQKVKEEFFEMQEQKEDSADESEVPIEPPSATTTTTIGISATSTTFTTAFGKKRASVATTPSTNRKNKKNKTKDSSPNEPIILQDPQVALAQHKADKNKIHGEPRGGGVTGGNSDSDPLDSTDCASESSSSGGKSQELNYLPDLTSSASSSSSSSSSSSSSSAPSSAAAQALMPGPEKRHCPQPQTDGKLDNKVTVSISKPMQRAPDMGDCTSHSLPSPFKTMALPITSPNSKLSLTSPKRGQKREEGWKEVVRRSKKLSVPASVVSRIMGRGGCNITAIQDVTGAHIDVDKQKDKNGERMITIRGGTESTRYAVQLINALIQDPAKELEDLIPRNHIRAPGSKTTSASFPSSTGLSSGSTTGPKALSSLVASTGVSFQPSSSSSSSSSQAGGKIGKGLSSNVRQPFPVSLPLAYAHPQLALLAAQTMHQIRHPRLPMAQFGGTFSPAASTWGPFPVRPVSPGSANSSPKHNGGTNSTIGQARPNSTHSDHSNTASSGAQVTTSNTTTTSAPNTSTAAASPHTPNPTPYNPQPSIPTPSSVRKQLFAPDPKPAGITSVSAAATATSGTNAVRGTGSPAHHSSTTTTANASQQSVGPISQPSVQSARTEPSAVAPPGKDKPSLSVESQPVSVSESINSFTAPAMALAPKLEHRQQLPPPPSSVPSTEAPPPLLNPQPSSHLHSAPPPVLSHNVAHPNNTVPHFSAPAPRVSHRMQPPGPYYSLSEQQQQQQHQQTQQHQQQSVFVPFNAQQESLKQTQNQTSQSTSLPPQAQSQAPGSLQVSANLGMMNGSQMQHVANAGKPQQIPPNFGPAGLFNFSSIFDNNSQVGNNQVWGACHLPARSPPEQSYSAPPAYMSMGQMENMMPPPPPDSSKAPGYRSASQRMVNSPIALTSYATSISGSPVYLHGHTPVGTPSFSRQHFSPHPWSASTSGESPVPPPSTVSSSAMSTSAVAPPPQPKPGNSSQQDRKVPPPIGTERLARIRQTGSVNPPLLTTSYTASVGQGGIWSFGVGSASEAMSGWSQPLMSSHMMHPQLQAEQSAFSQHQPMEQDDTGIANPANNYHQPQHLPNSYMDFPKGMPMSMYGGTMLPPHPPMAEGPGGPMYNGLHAGDPAWSPIIKVVPNNADNADPQQQVWPGTWAPHVGSVHLNHVN, encoded by the exons ATGCAGGATGCAGTAGCCGGGACGGCAATGCTGACGGACGGCTTCGAGGACGAGATTGACTCGGTGACTCCTCGCTCCCCAGTGGCAGGGATGGGGGTAGGAGCGACACCAGGAGGAGTCGGACTAGGGGGCATTGGGATTGGTGTGGGTGGAAAGAAAGTACGTTTGTACGGCGAACCAGGCGGACCTGCAGCAGAAAGACTGGATTTCAAACTGGCGGCCGCGGCCGTCCTCTCCTCGGGTCCAGGATCCGGCAGCGACGAAGACGAGGTTTCAGAG GTGGAGTCATTCATTTTGGACCAGGAGGACCTCGATAACCCCATCATGAAGACAGCGTCAGAGTTGCTTTTGTCCAGCGCCACAGACGGAGTCGATTTAAGGACTGTAGATCCAGAGACACAGGCACGACTTGAAGCTCTTCTGGAAGCTGCAG GCATCGGTAAACTGTCCACTGCCGATGGTAAAGCTTTTGCAGACCCAGAGGTGCTGCGGCGACTGACGTCATCTGTGAGCTGTGCCCTGGATGAGGCTGCAGCAGCCCTGACACGTAtgagagcagaaaacacactcaACGCCGGCCAAGCCGACAA CCGTAGTTTAGCAGAGGCGTGCTCAGATGGGGATGTCAACGCTGTGCGCAAATTGTTGGATGAGGGACGGAGCGTCAACGAACACACGGAGGAAGGGGAGAGCCTGCTGTGCCTCGCCTGCTCGGCCGGCTACTATGAACTTGCACAG GTGTTGTTGGCCATGCATGCCAACGTGGAGGACAGAGGCATCAAGGGAGACATAACGCCACTCATGGCTGCTGCCAGCGGAGGTTATGTGGACATTGTAAAACTACTTCTGGTCCACGGAGCAGATGTTAATGCACAGTCCTCAACAG GCAACACAGCTCTAACGTACGCATGTGCCGGTGGCTTCGTGGATGTGGTGAAGGTGCTGCTCAAAGAGGGTGCAAACATTGAGGACCACAACGAGAACGGACACACGCCTCTTATGGAGGCAGCCAGTGCTGGCCACGTAGAGGTGGCCAGGGTACTTTTGGAGTATGGCGCCGGAATCAACACACACTCCAATGAGTTCAAGGAGAGCGCGCTAACACTCGCCTGCTACAAAG GTCACCTGGATATGGTGCGTTTCCTGTTGGAGGCTGGCGCAGACCAGGAACATAAGACAGATGAGATGCACACAGCGCTAATGGAAGCATGCATG TCCCAGGACGGCCATGTGGAGGTAGCACGGCTGCTGTTGGACAGCGGCGCTCAGGTCAACATGCCAGCGGATTCCTTTGAGTCGCCGCTGACCCTCGCAGCGTGCGGAGGACACGTGGAGCTGGCAGCCTTGCTCATAGAGAGAGGAGCCAATTTGGAGGAG gTTAATGATGAGGGCTACACCCCCCTGATGGAGGCAGCTAGAGAAGGCCATGAGGAGATGGTAGCACTGCTACTGGCTCAAG GTGCTAACATCAACGCCCAGACGGAAGAAACCCAGGAGACAGCTCTGACTCTAGCATGCTGTGGAGGCTTCTTGGAAGTGGCTGACTTCCTCATCAAGGCGGGGGCCGACATCGAGTTGGGCTGCTCTACTCCTCTAATGGAGGCTGCACAGGAGGGCCATCTGGAGTTGGTCAAATACCTACTGGCTGCAG GGGCAAACGTTCATGCCACCACGGCAACAGGTGACACAGCGCTGACGTATGCATGTGAGAACGGACACACTGATGTTGcagatgtgctgctgcaggctgGAGCCAACTTG GAACACGAGTCTGAAGGGGGGCGGACGCCCTTAATGAAGGCAGCAAGGGCGGGACATCTCTGTACTGTTCAGTTCCTTATCAGCAAAG GTGCTAACGTGAACAGATCTACTGCCAACAATGATCACACAGTGGTGTCTCTGGCGTGTGCTGGAGGACATCTGGCTGTGGTGGAGTTGCTGCTGGCACATGGAGCGGATCCTACACACAGACTCAAA gATGGTTCGACGATGTTGATAGAAGCTGCTAAGGGTGGCCACACCAACGTGGTGTCCTACTTGTTGGACTACCCCAACAACATTCTGTCTGTCCCAGCCCCCGACCTCTCCCAGCTCACTCCCCCCTCGCAAGATGCCTCTCAG GTTCCTCGTGTCCCGATCCAAGCTCTCGCCATGGTAGTGCCCCCTCAGGAGCCTGACCGAGCCCCATCAAACATCGCCACACCCCCACCCATCTCCAGCAAAA GCATGTCCAAACAGAGACAAGCATCCCTTCAGCCCGGTGTCCCCACCTCAGTTGGACGGGGGCCTGAAGCGGAGCCTCTGCCGCCCTTCCACTTGTGCCAACCTCTAGAGTGCATtgtggaggagacggaggggaAGCTGAACGAACTGGGCCAGAGAATCAGCGCTATCGAGAAAGCCCAGCTTCAGTCACTAGAGCTCATTCAGGGGGAGCCGCTCACCAAAGACAAGAttgaggagctgaagaagagcagagaggagcag gtgcagaagaagaagaaaatcttGAAGGAGTTGCAGAAAGTTGAGcgccagctgcagctgaaaacacagcaacagttCACCAAAGAGTACATGGAGGCGAAGGGCTtaaaagaggagcaggaggttgGACTGAGCCAGGGCCCAGGGCCTGGAAGTATGACGTCTGCTCCAGGGTCCCTTCCCACTACACCAGGTGCCCACGTACACACCAGCTCCGACACAGATGAAGAGGCTAACAAAGATGGAGAGCTAGAGGAGCAGCTGGGGGAGGACGGGGAAGAG GAAGAGGACGATGATGACGAAGATGAGGGTTCAGAGGATGAGGCAGATGGTGACGAGGAAGATTACCCCAAGCTCCCTCAGGTGGGTACTATCCTCTACAGGGATGGATCACAGCCAccacagcagcctcctctgcccCCTTCGCCACAGGCTCAgccccagcctcctcctccacctcttcagGCTGCCTTCGTCCCCATCCAGCCCCTGCCAGACTACAACCCTGCAGACTACCCGGGAAGTACCAGCCCGGAGTTGCAGAGGGTACTGGTGGGGCAGCAGATGCTGGGCCAACAGCAACAGGTTCAGGGTCAGCAGTTGGGTGGGTTAGGCCCGGGAATGATGCCTCAGCAGGCCCCAGATGGGCTCATGGTCGCTACACCTGCACAGACGCTCACAGACACGCTGGATGACATCATGGCAG CTGTGAGCAACCGCGTACCCATGCTGAACACTACGTCACCCACACCCCTGTCCCAGCCACCCACACAGACGCCCTCAAACATCGCCTCGCCTCCTTCAGTCCTGCCCCTCTATCCCTCTGTTGACATAGATGCACAT ACGGAGAGTAACCACGATACAGCGCTGACGCTGGCATGTGCGGGGGGACATGAGGAGCTCGTGTCTGTCCTTATTGCACGGGGAGCCAACATCGAGCACCGGGACAAAAAAG GTTTTACCCCTCTGATCCTGGCTGCCACTGCCGGCCACGTAGGTGTGGTAGAGGTGCTCCTGGACAAAGGGGGTGACATTGAGGCTCAGTCAGAGAGAACCAAAGACACACCCCTCTCCCTGGCCTGCTCGGGAGGACGCCAAGAG GTTGTCGAGTTGCTGCTGCTTCGGGGAGCCAATAAGGAACACCGCAATGTTTCAGACTACACGCCTCTTAGCCTGGCTGCTTCTGGGGGTTACGTTAACATCATCAAAATACTCCTCAACGCTGGAGCTGAGATTAACTCCAG GACTGGCAGTAAGCTGGGAATCTCTCCTCTGATGCTGGCGGCTATGAATGGTCATGTACCggcagtgaagctgctgttaGATATGGGCTCGGACATCAACGCCCAGATTGAGACCAACAGAAACACAGCGCTGACCCTGGCCTGCTTCCAGGGACGGGCTGAAGTTGTCAGTCTGCTGCTAGATCGCAAGGCCAACGTGGAGCATCGTGCTAAG ACTGGTCTTACTCCTCTGATGGAGGCGGCCTCAGGAGGTTACGCAGAGGTGGGCCGAGTGCTGCTGGACAAAGGCGCAGATGTTAACGCTCCCCCAGTTCCCTCATCCCGAGACACTGCCCTCACCATTGCCGCCGACAAGGGCCACTACAAGTTTTGTGAGCTGCTTATCAACAG GGGTGCCCATATCGATGTACGAAACAAGAAAGGGAACACTCCTCTGTGGCTGGCGGCAAACGGTGGCCATTTTGACGTGGTCCAGCTCTTGGTGCATGCCAGTGCTGATGTGGATGCAGCTGACAACCGCAAGATTACCCCACTCATGGCTGCTTTTCGCAAG GGTCATGTGAAGGTGGTGCAGTATCTTGTGAAAGAAGTCAACCAGTTCCCATCAGATATTGAGTGCATGAGATACATCGCCACAATTGCTGACAAG GAGCTGTTGAAGAAGTGCCACCAATGCATGGAGACCATCGTCAAAGCCAAAGACCAGCAGGCGGCTGAGGCCAATAAGAACGCTAGCATTCTCCTCAAGGAGCTAGACTTGGAGAAG tccCGAGAGGAGAGCAAGAAGCAGGCTCTGGCTGCCAAGCGCGAGAAGCGTAAGGAGAAAcgcaagaagaagaaggaggagcagaagaggaagcaggaagaagaagaggggcaGAAAGTCAAGGAGGAGTTCTTCGAGAtgcaggagcagaaggaggACTCAGCCGATG AATCTGAGGTTCCTATTGAGCCTCCCAGTgcaaccaccaccacaaccatCGGTATATCTGCCACCTCTACCACTTTCACTACGGCTTTTGGAAAGAAGCGAGCTAGTGTGGCCACTACCCCAAGCACCAAtcgcaaaaacaaaaagaacaagacAAAGGACTCCTCGCCCAACGAACCAATCATATTACAGGATCCACAG gTTGCACTAGCACAGCACAAGGCTGACAAGAACAAGATCCACGGTGAGCCGCGGGGTGGGGGAGTGACGGGTGGCAACAGCGACTCTGACCCGTTGGATAGCACCGACTGTGCCagcgagagcagcagcagcgggggcAAGAGTCAGGAGCTCAACTACCTCCCAGACCTCAcctcctccgcctcttcctcctcctcctcttcctcctcatcctcctcctcctcagccccctcctcagcagcagcccAGGCCCTCATGCCCGGTCCCGAGAAGAGACACTGTCCTCAGCCACAGACTGATGGCAAGCTGGACAACAAGGTCACAGTCTCCATCTCCAAACCAATGCAAAG AGCTCCAGACATGGGTGACTGCACCTCCCACTCCCTGCCCTCTCCATTCAAGACCATGGCTCTTCCCATCACCTCACCCAACAGTAAGCTCAGCCTCACGAGCCCCAAGAGAGGccagaagagagaagagggttGGAAGGAGGTGGTCAGAAG aTCAAAGAAGCTGTCTGTGCCAGCCTCCGTTGTGTCTCGAATCATGGGCAGAGGCGGCTGCAACATCACAGCCATCCAGGACGTGACAGGAGCTCACATTGATGTGGACAAACAGAAGGACAAGAACGGGGAGAGGATGATCACCATAAG agGAGGGACGGAGTCTACAAGGTATGCAGTCCAGCTAATCAATGCTCTGATCCAAGACCCAGCCAAAGAGCTAGAGGATCTTATCCCGAGGAATCACATCAGAGCCCCGGGCTCTAAAACGACGTCTGCTTCCTTCCCGAGTTCCACAGGGCTCTCCAGCGGTTCAACCACTGGACCCAAGGCCCTGAGCTCGCTAGTCGCCTCTACAGGTGTCTCGTTCCagccctcctcatcctcatcttcatcatcctctcaGGCGGGTGGAAAGATTGGGAAGGGCCTGTCGTCAAACGTCAGACAGCCATTCCCTGTGTCTTTGCCCTTGGCGTACGCCCACCCTCAGCTCGCTCTACTTGCTGCTCAGACCATGCACCAGATCAGACACCCTCGCCTACCCATGGCCCAGTTTGGAGGCACCTTCTCTCCCGCCGCCAGCACCTGGGGACCTTTCCCTGTGCGCCCTGTGAGTCCAGGCAGCGCTAACAGCTCCCCCAAACACAACGGAGGAACCAACAGCACTATAGGCCAGGCGAGACCCAACTCGACTCACAGTGATCACAGCAACACAGCCAGCTCAGGAGCCCAAGTTACAACGtcaaacaccaccaccaccagtgcTCCTAACACATCTACAGCTGCGGCCTCACCTCATACCCCCAACCCTACCCCGTATAATCCCCAGCCGAGCATCCCCACTCCTTCCTCTGTCAGGAAACAGCTCTTTGCCCCTGACCCTAAGCCTGCTGGTATCACCTCGGTGTCTGCTGCAGCAACTGCAACCAGTGGCACAAATGCAGTAAGAGGCACAGGATCTCCTGCACATCACAGTTCCACTACAACTACCGCTAATGCCTCTCAGCAGTCAGTCGGTCCGATCTCACAGCCCTCTGTCCAGTCAGCTAGAACGGAGCCCAGTGCCGTGGCACCTCCTGGAAAAGACAAGCCCTCTCTATCTGTAGAGAGCCAGCCTGTTTCTGTCAGCGAGAGTATCAACTCTTTCACTGCCCCTGCCATGGCTCTAGCTCCCAAGCTAGAGCATCGACAGCAGTtacctccccctccctcctctgtgccGTCCACAGAGGCTCCACCGCCCCTCCTCAACCCACAGCCCAGCTCCCATCTCCACTCAGCTCCTCCCCCTGTCCTGTCACACAATGTTGCACACCCCAACAACACAGTCCCCCATTTCTCAGCCCCTGCGCCCAGAGTCTCCCATCGTATGCAGCCACCAGGGCCTTACTACTCCCTTTCtgaacagcagcaacagcagcagcatcaacagacgcaacagcatcagcaacaatctgtgtttgtgccCTTCAACGCTCAGCAAGAATCTCTGAAACAGACCCAAAACCAGACCTCCCAGTCCACGAGTTTGCCTCCACAAGCCCAGTCCCAAGCTCCAGGCTCCCTTCAGGTCTCTGCTAACCTGGGGATGATGAACGGTTCCCAGATGCAGCATGTTGCCAATGCAGGCAAACCTCAGCAGATACCTCCCAACTTTGGTCCTGCAGGCCTCTTCAACTTCAGCAGCATCTTTGATAACAACAGCCAG GTTGGAAACAATCAGGTGTGGGGTGCATGCCACCTGCCTGCTCGCTCACCTCCAGAGCAGTCGTACTCAGCCCCACCAGCCTATATGAGCATGGGCCAAATGGAGAACATGATgcccccacctcctccagacAGCTCCAAAGCCCCTGGCTACCGCTCTGCCTCCCAGAGGATGGTCAACAGCCCCATTG CTTTGACCAGCTATGCCACAAGTATCTCTGGCAGCCCTGTGTATCTGCACGGTCATACACCGGTCGGCACACCCTCCTTCAGCAGACAGCACTTTTCTCCTCACCCATGGAGTGCATCCACATCAG GCGAATCTCCTGTCCCACCTCCTTCCACAGTGTCGTCCTCTGCCATGTCCACCTCCGCAGTGGCCCCTCCCCCTCAGCCTAAGCCAGGCAACTCCTCGCAGCAGGACCGGAAGGTCCCGCCACCCATCGGCACAGAGCGGCTTGCCAGGATTAGGCAAACGGGTTCGGTCAACCCACCTCTCCTTACCACAAGCTACACGGCATCTGTTGGACAGGGAGGCATTTGGTCATTTGGAGTTGGCAGTGCTTCGG AGGCTATGTCCGGTTGGTCCCAGCCCCTGATGAGCAGCCACATGATGCACCCCCAGCTCCAGGCAGAGCAGTCTGCCTTCTCTCAGCACCAGCCCATGGAGCAGGATGACACAGGCATCGCGAATCCTGCTAACAACTACCACCAGCCGCAGCATTTGCCCAACAGCTACATGGACTTCCCAAAG GGGATGCCTATGTCTATGTATGGAGGAACAATGCTGCCCCCTCATCCTCCCATGGCAGAGGGGCCAGGGGGACCGATGTACAATGGTTTGCACGCTGGTGACCCCGCATGGAGCCCCATCATCAAAGTGGTCCCAAACAATGCAGATAACGCTGACCCACAACAGCAG GTGTGGCCTGGTACGTGGGCACCTCATGTGGGCAGCGTGCACCTGAACCACGTCAACTAG